In Ancylothrix sp. D3o, a single window of DNA contains:
- a CDS encoding ATP-binding protein, with product MVFRYSTVAEKLGLPLPKGWLMVGPPGTGKTFAAGVCAAKLKVPLVIVDVGAMVAGGVIYVEELLRRVEALGRSVLYFDEFDKLFSAS from the coding sequence GTGGTGTTCCGTTATTCGACTGTGGCCGAGAAGTTGGGGTTGCCATTGCCAAAGGGTTGGTTAATGGTGGGGCCACCGGGTACTGGTAAAACTTTTGCTGCCGGTGTTTGTGCTGCAAAATTGAAAGTGCCGCTGGTAATTGTTGATGTTGGCGCTATGGTGGCCGGTGGCGTCATTTATGTTGAGGAATTACTGCGCCGCGTTGAAGCTTTAGGCCGGTCTGTCCTCTATTTTGATGAGTTTGATAAGTTGTTTTCTGCCAGTAG
- the mobV gene encoding MobV family relaxase — MSAQTILRVKKFNSLQHLKTAASHDTRAFFTPNVNPDRSVVILAGATHPDDVIKLTRLKIGSQKIRKNAVVGAEIILSASPEYFRPNDPSAYGKWDEEKLNLWEKASSQWLEQKVGDNILQTSLHLDEATPHIHCLWVPLNKQGKLSYWTTEFGGTRDSLSKVQDSYAQALEPLGIERGIKGSKTTHTKIQQYYEAVNTAITEPLVTEQLFPEVREGETASEYRTRAIQEVQPQLELMKLQLAHTQMLQQERNSYRQKAIAAERQRDALTEKAILADEMTTGLLKTLIPLATTITSLSPNHRVDGKEWSFSRKTGTIFVQRHTDNFQISLNDRDWPQVCSQLKPTEIKALQDLSGLMCRWLQARYQLYQDPQR; from the coding sequence ATGAGCGCTCAAACAATCTTAAGAGTAAAAAAATTCAACAGCTTGCAGCATCTTAAAACAGCAGCCAGCCATGACACCAGAGCTTTCTTCACTCCGAATGTTAATCCAGATAGAAGTGTAGTCATTTTGGCCGGTGCTACCCACCCAGATGATGTAATTAAACTTACCCGCCTGAAAATAGGCTCTCAGAAAATCAGGAAAAATGCAGTAGTTGGCGCAGAAATTATCCTCAGTGCTTCCCCCGAATACTTTAGGCCAAATGACCCCAGTGCTTACGGAAAATGGGATGAAGAAAAATTGAATTTATGGGAGAAGGCAAGCAGCCAGTGGTTAGAGCAAAAGGTAGGCGACAATATTTTACAAACCAGCCTGCACCTAGATGAAGCTACCCCCCATATCCATTGTTTGTGGGTTCCTTTAAATAAACAAGGGAAATTAAGTTACTGGACAACGGAATTTGGCGGCACAAGAGACAGTTTATCTAAAGTTCAGGATAGCTATGCTCAAGCTCTTGAACCATTAGGAATTGAGCGGGGAATTAAAGGTAGCAAAACCACCCATACCAAAATTCAACAATATTATGAAGCGGTGAATACAGCCATAACAGAACCATTGGTTACTGAACAGTTATTTCCAGAAGTAAGAGAGGGGGAAACAGCAAGCGAATATCGCACTAGGGCCATTCAGGAAGTACAACCACAATTAGAATTGATGAAGCTGCAATTAGCCCACACCCAAATGCTTCAACAGGAACGGAATAGCTATCGCCAAAAAGCGATTGCAGCAGAACGCCAGCGCGACGCCTTAACCGAAAAAGCAATCCTGGCTGATGAGATGACCACCGGCTTACTCAAAACACTCATCCCCCTTGCTACCACCATCACTTCGTTATCTCCTAACCACCGCGTAGATGGTAAAGAATGGAGTTTCTCCCGAAAAACGGGGACGATTTTTGTTCAGCGACACACTGATAATTTCCAAATTAGCCTTAATGATAGAGATTGGCCTCAAGTTTGTTCTCAGCTAAAACCTACAGAAATTAAGGCTTTGCAAGATTTATCTGGCTTAATGTGCCGGTGGTTGCAAGCCAGATATCAGCTTTATCAAGATCCACAACGCTAA